GTTATCAAAGATTTTGAGGAACTCAAACCTGAAGTTGAGTCTGTGAGagaatttgatgttgatgggaATTCTGAGTCTTCCAGAGGAACTCATGCTTTGTTGAACTCTGATAGTAGCAACAGTCCAGAGGAAGAAGCGGAAACTGAAGATCACAATCTTTTGGCAAAGGATTTGGGAACATTGGAGGAAGAGGTGGAGAAAGATGTTACTGACATCATAGTTGAGTCAGCTGAGCCTATTGTGCCTTTGCCACAGGAACTGTCTCCGACTATAGAAGTATCAACCGAGACATCACAGGAGCCTGATGTGACTGCAGAGGATCAAACAGAGATTGAAGTGAAAATCTTCCCATCTGAGAACGAGGCCAATGAGAAAACATCTTCTGAGGAAGTAAAGCTGCCATCTTCTGATGATAAGCTTGATTTGTCTGCAGTTGCAACAGTCGTGGTGTCAGAAGGAATCcaggagaaaaataatggtGGGGTTCCTCCAGCTTTAAGAGATGTGGAATCTAAGGAAGTTGAGGAAGCAAAAGTGGCAGCTTTGGAGGACAATGGGGAGCCCTCTGGCTTTGTTGATAAAAAAACTGGGGAAAATATTGATGATCTATTGAAGCCATCAAACGATGCTACTACTGTTGGAAGCAGTGATGGTTTCCTAGAGAGCATAGGAAATCCTGTCAGTATATTCTCTGAGATCCAATGATTGAGATTAATCTATCCTgttctttctcttttcttttctttttttcacacCACAGTTTAGGCCTTAGAATTTTTCGCTGATAAGATGTTACTAATTCTGTTATGAATTCGTTGGCAGCATGTTATATCTCTTGGTCAGCGCAGCGTGCAACGTACGTATTGGAGGAGTTGCTGTGGCCTTTTTGAAGTTCTCCGGCGATCAAACAGGTGACTCAAGGTGAGCCTACTTCTAAATAAGTTCATTTCATTTCTGTCTGGCTTattcttatttttccttttttttgggTTTAATCTGGGAAGGGATGAGACATTAATCGATAGGGATCTTATGAGCTAATCAATGGAGTGAGAAATTAATCATGTGAAAATTCTGTCAAGCGAAAAAGCCAAGAGTAATCTTTCACTCTTTTACTCTTTCACTCTTTCACTCTTTCACTCTTCAAGCTTCTACTTCATTTTCAAGTAAACTGTTTCCACTTTTTAAAATTGCATTACGCCAAAAAGGAACAAAGCTATCTTGCTGCTTCTATCTTTGCATTACACCATAGAAGTAAATGTGAAAGAAATAACTAATATTGTTTTCTTTTTGAGGGCTTCCGAACTTATGCAGCCAAAAATGCTAACATTTGTTTTCTTCCTTTCTGTGATGCAGATATCATTGACTTCAGACTTCTACTAAGCTATGAAGCTTGCAGATCATAATTTATCGTTTCTAGTATTTCTGTATAACAGTGTTAAAGAAGAAAAACTGCCAAGAAGAATTGCTTGAGAGTTTTTGAAATGAGTGTTAAAACTTGTTAGGCCTCTCAAGTTTGTTATTTATATGGCGTGTGTGCTGTGGTTAAAGACTTCGATGGCCGAAATCCACAATACTTTCGTTCGTATATTTTGACAACACTATTAATTCAATTGGAAGGAACATGATCTTGTTGCTTTTTTGTGGTGTGGGTATGTTTGTCCCTGTGTGCTTATCATTATATCGTTGAAAGAATTTATTGTTGTTCATATGAACTGCTTATTTTTATGGCACTATGATATTTATCAAATCTTTTATGATTGGTTTCTAAAGTCTCCAAAGCTATCTTTGCCAGACATACCGTAGCTAAATGCTGGAAACTGATAGGAAGGAATTGTGGAACACTGCTTCCATTGAATGGACATTTGATTCATATGCCTATGTGACTCATACTTTGATCATGATCTTTGGACTCATCTATTAAAACTGCTGTTCTGGTTATTTTTGTTCATCTCATTGAAGAATTGCCACATTGATGATGTAAAATAGAGCATTCTGCATTACTGCCATTGGATTTGTACCTTGTAGTCGTACTGAAATTTTTCATCATTGGTGGATTGGGGTTGCAGGTTAAGGCCTGATAGAGATATGGCACCATGTAGTATTTTCCATTTGAATTGATTCCTGAATCAAGTTACTATTAATGCTATAAATAAATAGGTGCACATAATAGCTatataaaagaaagagagagagaacaaTGAAACTCCACACTAACAAGCAGCAAACAAAAAACAGGGAGGTTATGAAATGGAGTTTACTAATATCATCCGTCTCCAACAGATAGGTTGGGTGCAAAGGTTTGGTGGGTTAAGAGTAGAAAACTGCAGCAATCAAGCTATTGCAAGATCCCACGAAATGGCGATCACCTTCAGGAGTCCTCACTGGATAACTGAGCTCTCTGGCTACTATGTTGTCATGGCCATCACAGAAGTTTTGATGATCTATGGATTGCAAGGGGTTCTGAATAAAAACAACAGCCATTACAGGATAATGCAAATGAGTAAGTCCAGCTTCAGCAATCATGAGCCCCACACATCATTTTGTTTAGTGCTTGCTAATGGAAGATATTATTTACTGGTCCACCCTGTGTATCTGTTTTAGTAGCCTAAGTGGTAATCATGATAGAAAGCACATCCAAATGTCCTGGAGAAATGGAAATTCAAACCACAACGAAGATTAAGAAGAAAatgcaggaaaaaaaaaaataaaagagggagCATAATAAAGGGCGTGGGGGGGTAAAGGGACAATTGTGCAATATCAAAACCAAAGAACCATTATCCAGTAAATTTGAAGTTAATTTTGGTACGACAATTAAGCATAATTCATCCAAATACATCCTTGAGAACGGGCATGAAGCCAAACGTATAGCTAGTCAATACGGATTACATGCACACCACTCATCTGAAAACAGAGTTCCTTCACACCTAACATGCTATCATTTTCCAGCATATGGCTACCAAATATGGCGGCAAAGTTCGTTTTCTCTTTGAGAATTTCAAAACCAAACAAAGAtatcataattaaaatgtatTCTAACCGATCAACCAGAAAACAAGTTAAATTATGGACAGACATGGCAAAACAATAGAAGAAGCAAACATGACTCACAGCACACGACAACAAGACAAAAACAAAAATGATAGTATGGTGAAGCGAGGCTCATCACgcaaatctaaaatttaaaaacaaggAAACAACATCAACTAAgcaatgtttttatattttgtggATTACTCAAAGTGAAAAGAAATAGTGAGAACTGGGGGAAAATTGAGTAGCACATCTTAACTAAGTTCATAATGCAAATGGACAAACATACAAATATTCAATGAGATACACTACTGACAGATAATGTCAGCGGTTACAACAGCTGCACTAAATCCATATCAAGTAATTCCTCTATAAGTATATTGAATAATTTAGTACTTCAAATAAAACAATTAAGTCAACATTTAAACTTCAAAAACACACCACAAATTAGTGTAAACCACGATCCTTAATAAGCTCAAAAACAAGGCCAAGTAAAACGACATTCCACCTaacaaaattttgaaatacgttccttttttaaaaaaaaaaaaaacttgggaATTCAACAAACCCTAACCTCTTGAATTATGTCCGCTTAACATTAGCATAGCAAACATAAACCACAGCAGCTGCGGCAGCGATAGCACCTGTTGATCCTACAGCCAGCAACGGCCATTGCATCTTCAGCCCCTTAGACACCTGATCAGTGCTCTCAACTTGAATGCCATTAATAGCCTCTACAGTCCTCTCCTTAAATCCACCAACCACCTTTTCTGCTTTCTCAGCCTCCTTCAGTAACTCTGCCGTCTTTGCTTCCATGTCTCTCAACTTCTCCTGGGACGCTTTCATTCTATTCTCCAATCCCTCCTTCTTTGCCACCTCACTCTCCAATTCCAGGAATCTATTCCTATACTGAAAAATCTCTCTCTCATTTTCAGATAATTTCTCTTTCATCTCCTCTTCAATCCTCACCCACTTACTCCTTTCCTCGCTTTCTTTCACTTCCAAAACTCCAATCTTTCTCTCCAATTCCCTTACGATCTGTTCTGTCTCCACTATCTCATTCTTCAACTCATCAAGCTTCACATCCTTTTCTCCCAATGCCCTCTTCAGCTCATAAATTGCAGCATTCGCTTCCTCACTATCGCTCATTGATGTGATCAAGTCATGTTGGAGCCTAGAGACCTCCGTCTCGAGCTGCACAGCTCTGTTAGCAATGGATTCCAACGCTCTCTTGCTCTCCTCCGACTGTTCCATCTCTTTCCCCAGCGCTTCCAGCCTCTGTTTCAGCGCTGACTCTCCGGATTTCAGTGAATCGATCTCCGCCGTTAATTGCCGCATCTGATCTTTTATTTCTCCGTTTTCGTTATCTAGGGACGACTTCTCCTTCTCTAAATTGTCGATCTTCTTCTTTAGCATGGCCTCGTTCTCGCGTTCATCAGCATCGTAGAAGCTCTCATCCGGCTGATCGTCATTCTCTGCTGCTACGCCGTTAGCGATCGACTCGTCATCCGCCATAAATAGTCCAACttaaaaaagagaataaaataaaaaagactattaataataatcagatagtaagaaaatcaaatcaaagaTTCATATATGATGTGCCTCAGCAACCAAACAAACCTTAAAGACCGTTGTTCAGATTGTAGAGAAAAAATTCGAGGAGATTTTCCAGGAAAGTGAGAATGGGGAAGGGACAAAAAAGCCTCAACCTTTCTTTTTGAAGTGGAAATGCTGAATCCGATTCGATATGGAATAGggttttctttttcatcaagatgGAAGGCCGAGAACGGTTCAAGTCCAGTGAGAGGCAATTTGGCGTCTGTGAGGAGCACGTGTCTTAAAGTTGTGGGATCCACCTGTGATTAACGCATTTGCGCAGCACCTGCCTCCTTTCGTTGGAAAGTTTTGCTTTGGGCTATATTTGGTATGCAGCCTGCAACGAATTTACTCAAGAATGCTATTATCATTTCAATGCCGAGCCTGGTTCGATCTGGGCCTGATACGGGTTAAATATTTGGACTGTTGAGTCATTAGAATAAAACGAGGCCCGACTCTAAATCCCACGTGTATATTATTCTATACCACTCGGTTCCTTATATTAAGCCTTTCTCTTTTAAGAACCGACGAATATGACCACTCGGTTCCTTTCCGAGACCATCTCTGCTAACAGTGTTTAGTATTCTTatgtttttttgaaataggagattgggggagtcgaaccttagacctcttAAGATTAAGAATGTattttccaccaggctaagtctCGAAGTATACAGTATTTAGTATTCTAATAATATCAAAATGTGTATTGAAAATGATCAATTAATGatttataaaaaagttaattactCATTAACTTTTAGCTGAGTGCTATAAAAAGTTAAAAGCTGTTGCAATATGCAATATTCTCAAACATTTTCGAAAAAAAACTAAGTAATATTGTCAAACAGCACCTAAGTCGTCGGATCCTCAGATGCAAACCATTGATCTCAACAATTAACCTGAGAGACAATTAACTCATCATTGAACCTGTTAACCCTTTTGATCTGGTAATAAATATTTgccttttcagttttttttttttttcaaatgatgGGATGATAATGATAATCactattcataaaaataaaccAATGAAAAAAATTGTACCAACTCTTAACAGCCAGTGAAGAAAGGAAGACGAAGCACAAGAGACGACAGTTAACACAGACCAACAGTGGAATGCAATTTTTACCATTCTAACATTTTCTAATTCTTACAAATTTAGTAACTAAAATTCCTAAACTAAAACCATATTTCAACATTCCCATTCATTTCTGATTGCCAACAAGAATTTCAAAAGacaaatatattaacaaaaaaaaaacccacaagtgttggaagaaaaaaaaacttaatttaaaaaatagaaaattaagagGAAAAAACTCGCaatatgttaaaatattaaaaaaaaaaaggagagaaaaaTAGGGGAATTAAACCCACAAGTGTTGATAGGATCCTTAAAATTAACCTCCGAACTtgctcttctccttctccatcccTTCAAGAAAGCTTGCGAAAGTCCTCATGGCTTTAATTTGACACTGCAGAGCCAATATATAACCAGCAGTCTCTTCAAATAACTTGTCAACTTCGAGCGACTCTCCTCCGGGAACTATCCTCTGCAATGCCACAATCTTTCTCTctacttcttctttctcttcatcGTCATCTTGACTGTTTCCACTCATCACTCCATGATCCTTTTCTTGAATCTTCATTTCTCTTCTGTTCCTTCTTGTTCTACGGTGAGTCTCCGGTCTCCTGCCTCGTCGGAAACTAACTAAAGATTCATGCACTGCGTTTTTATCCTCTGATTTTTTGTGGGCTTTCCTTTGTTTTTTGTGAAATGCGGGTACGTCTTCTTGGTTTAGAGTATTATCCATGGATACACAGTAGAAGCCttcagaagaaggaggaggaggagaaggttaTTGCTGAGTGCTGAGAATGAGCTGAGGTTGTTGAATTATTGTTGAGTTTCAGAAATGTCAATGCCAACGAAGCTGGGCCCACCTTTATTTGGCTTCCCAAGTCCTTGTTTTGGATTGGAGTGTGGAGGTGAAGATCACTGGTTTCAGAGGCGCGTGGTGGATGTGAGGACGATTAGTGGCGACATGTGAAATGTAGAGGGGAGCATTTAAACGAGCAAAAGGTTGCGAAAGGGTCCAGTCCAGTGCATGGTGCGATGGTGGAGGTGTGCGTGGGAGAGTCAGAGTGGATTCATAAGACCACGCGCCGACAGGAGGCGAGTGGCTGGGATCACCTGTGGCTGTGAGATGGGGTGTGACGTGGGTCCACTAAGCAAAACAAAGGGAAGAGGAAGCACATGTGATCACATGATTTTCTTGAACCTAACACCACCCATGTGCctgcctctctctctctcccccctaTGATCCATATCACTAGCAATGGCATGGGTGCCACGTGTACCTTTTTGACGGGACCCACCTAGAGCCccacaaaatatttttctttttctttttaatattattgtatAGCAAATTGATTTTGTCTTAAACAATATTCGCCTTGATGGAGATTTTTTTTCAAtcgtaattataatattaaaataatataattaatctaattaaaataataaagtttatttaattttagcatttaaataaatatatattagagttaataaatacattattaatttcaaattaaaaataatataacttGAGCAAAAAAATCATACGAAGTGATTTCAAATTTGAGTTTTCTAATTCACTAATATCAgcaatgataataaaaccttagctttttttttataagattgTGAAATGAATCGTTTTAAttctaaattgaattaaattaaattaactataatttgaattaaattaaatgatgaCTGAATTCAATCAAgtcaaagtaaaaaaaattaattaaatttgatttaatttattaatttgaacatttttataaatttttttatttatttagaactataaatttatgtaaattaGAGTTTACGACTTATAAAAATCCATAAATCAATAAGAAAAactatcaaattaaatatttaagtatGATAGTTTttgcataatttaaaattaaattgtgaggaattaacttttgtttataaaaatttaaaaataataataataaagggaGAAGAGGAGTGGTAGGTGCAGAGAGTGGTGGTGTTTCCAGGAGGGAAACCGAAAGAGGAATAGGTGATGGGGAGGGAGTGGGGGTGCCGGATTACCGGGGATCAATGTGATCAGATATCAGAGACACCTAATTAGTTGTTTCTTTCACCCACAACACGTCACctgcttcatttttcttttatcacGCACAAATTCTCGGATCCAAATCC
This is a stretch of genomic DNA from Manihot esculenta cultivar AM560-2 chromosome 2, M.esculenta_v8, whole genome shotgun sequence. It encodes these proteins:
- the LOC110608720 gene encoding uncharacterized protein LOC110608720; this translates as MEGFPNGKIEVAQKVGTDEGDNTGVIKDFEELKPEVESVREFDVDGNSESSRGTHALLNSDSSNSPEEEAETEDHNLLAKDLGTLEEEVEKDVTDIIVESAEPIVPLPQELSPTIEVSTETSQEPDVTAEDQTEIEVKIFPSENEANEKTSSEEVKLPSSDDKLDLSAVATVVVSEGIQEKNNGGVPPALRDVESKEVEEAKVAALEDNGEPSGFVDKKTGENIDDLLKPSNDATTVGSSDGFLESIGNPHVISLGQRSVQRTYWRSCCGLFEVLRRSNR
- the LOC110608719 gene encoding peroxisomal and mitochondrial division factor 2, which gives rise to MADDESIANGVAAENDDQPDESFYDADERENEAMLKKKIDNLEKEKSSLDNENGEIKDQMRQLTAEIDSLKSGESALKQRLEALGKEMEQSEESKRALESIANRAVQLETEVSRLQHDLITSMSDSEEANAAIYELKRALGEKDVKLDELKNEIVETEQIVRELERKIGVLEVKESEERSKWVRIEEEMKEKLSENEREIFQYRNRFLELESEVAKKEGLENRMKASQEKLRDMEAKTAELLKEAEKAEKVVGGFKERTVEAINGIQVESTDQVSKGLKMQWPLLAVGSTGAIAAAAAVVYVCYANVKRT
- the LOC110609748 gene encoding transcription factor PAR1, with amino-acid sequence MDNTLNQEDVPAFHKKQRKAHKKSEDKNAVHESLVSFRRGRRPETHRRTRRNRREMKIQEKDHGVMSGNSQDDDEEKEEVERKIVALQRIVPGGESLEVDKLFEETAGYILALQCQIKAMRTFASFLEGMEKEKSKFGG